The nucleotide sequence CGCCGCACGTGTCGTCGCTCGTGCAGACGGCCACCGCCGTCGTCTTGATCGCGGCGTTCGCGGTGCTCGGCCTCGACCCCGTCCTGCAGGTGTTCACGTGGTTCGCCGGCGTCGCAACACTCGCCATCGCGATCCTGATGGCGGTGACGTCGGTGGCCGTGATCGTCTACTTCGTCAAGACGAAGAAGGACGGCCGCGTCTGGAACACGGTGATCGCGCCCGCCCTCGGATTCATCGGGCTCGTGCTGTCGGCGGCGCTCATCGTCGCCTACTTCCCGATCATGGTCGGCGACGTCGACGCGGACGGCAACCCCGTGTTCGGCACCGTCAGCTGGTTCCTCCTGGGCCTCGTGGTGGTCGTCCCGGCCATCGGCTACGCGCAGGCTGCGTGGATCAAGAACCGGCGCCCCGCCGCCTACGCGAAGCTCACCGACTCGATCGCCGGCTGACGGCCGCCGATCCATCCCGCAACACCCGCAACAAAGGAGAACCATGACCATCACCGACGTCGCCGCCGCTTCGGGCTTCGCCGCACCGCCGGCGCCGCAGCATCCGCTCGCCTCGCTCACGCCCGCCGAGATCCAGGCCGTGCGCGCGATCGTCCTCGGGCTCGAGAGCACGACCGACGCCACGCGTTTCGCGTACGTCGGGCTCGAGGAGGCACCCAAGCCCGAGGTGCTCGCGTGGGAGGCCGGCACCGGCGCCCTGCCGGAGCGCCGGGCGCGCGTGCAGCTGCTCGACATGAAGACCGCACTGTCGCTGGACCTGGTCGTGTCGCTCGCCACCGGCGCGGTGCTGTCGAGCGTCGAGCTCGACGGCACCGCCGGTCAGCTGCCGATCCTCGACGCCGAGTTCGAGGAGGTCGGCGTCATCGCGAACGAGAGTGAGGAGTGGGTCGCCGCCCTCGCCGCTCGCGGTCTCGCGCCCGACGATGTCGTGCTCGTGCCGCTGTCGGCCGGCAACTACGGGTACGAGGACGAGGCCGGGCGCCGCATCCTGCGCACGTTCGCGTTCCAGCAGTTCCACGCCGCGGATCACCCGTGGGCGCACCCCGTCGACGGCCTGACCGCCTACATCGACGTCGCCGCGCGGACGGTGATCAAGATCGTCGACAACCCCGGGTTCGACATCCCGCAGACGAGCGGCAACTACGACGACCCCGAGCTGCAGGGTGCGCCGCTCGAGGGACTTGCGCCCATCGTGATCACCCAGCCCGAGGGGCCGAGCTTCCGCGTCGACGACGAGCACGTGACGTGGGGCGAGTGGGACTTCCGCATCGGCTTCGACACGCGCGAGGGCCTCATCCTGCGTCAGCTCTCGTTCGCCGGGCGCCCGGTGATGTACCGCGGATCGATCAGCGAGATGGTGGTGCCCTACGCCGACCCGCAGCCGAACCGGTTCTGGCAGAACTACTTCGACACCGGCGAGTACCTCTTCGGCCGCTACACGAACGAGCTCGAGCTCGGCTGCGACTGCGTCGGCGACATCACCTACCTCGACGCGATCCTCGCGGATGAACTCGGGACGCCTCGCACCGTGCGCAACGGCGTGTGCATGCACGAGGAGGACTTCGGGTCGCTGTGGAAGCACACCGACCTCTTCACCGGTGCGTCCGAGGTGCGCCGGTCGCGGCGGCTCGTGATCTCGTTCTTCACCACCGTCGGCAACTACGACTACGGGTTCTTCTGGTACCTCTACCTCGACGGCACGATCGAGTGCGAGGCGAAGCTCACGGGCATCCTCTTCACGTCCGCCTACCCGGGTCTGAACGAGGACGGATCGCCGTACGCCTTCGCATCGGAAGTCGCCCCAGGACTCGGTGCGCCATACCACCAGCACCTGTTCTCGGCACGGCTCGACATGACCGTCGACGGCATCGCGAACGTTGTCAACGAGATCGACGCGGTGCGCGTGCCGATCTCGCCCGCGAACCCCGCCGGCAACGCCTTCACGAAGAGCGTCACGCCGATCGCGTCGGAGAAGGAGTCGGGCCGGCTCGCCGACGGCGCCCGCAACCGGATGTGGCAGATCGCCTCGACCGACAAGACCACGTCGACGGGCCAGCCGACCTCGTATGTGCTGTTCCCGACCGAGACCCCCGTGCTTCTCGCCGACGACGAGTCCTCGATCGCCTCGCGCGCCGCGTTCGCCACGAAGAACCTCTTCGTCACCAAGTACGACCCCGCCGAGCGCTATGCGGCGGGCGACTTCGTGAACCAGCATCCGGGCGGCGGCGGCATCCCCGCCTTCATCGCCGGCGACGAGCCGCTGATCGGCGAGGACGTCGTGCTGTGGCACACGTTCGGACTCACGCACTTCCCCCGCAACGAGGACTGGCCGGTCATGCCCATGGACTACGCCAAGTTCACGCTGAAGCCGTACAACTTCTTCGAGCGCAACCCCACGCTCAACGTGCCTGCCCCCGAGTCCGCGCACTGCTCGGCAGGCACCGGGCACGTGCACGGCGCGACCGGCGGCTACGGACCGACGGCTGGCGCGCACGCGCACGATTCGAGCACGCACGGGCATGACTCCGACGCGCACGGTCACGCGCACGGCGCGCACCACCACCACGGTTGATCCGTGACCGAACTGCTCCACGCCTGGGCCATCGCCCCGGCCGCGATCGGCGCCTGCTGTGTGGCAGCCGACCGCGGCCGGGCGCGGTGGCCCGACGCCGTCGCGTCGGCGCTCATGCTGATCGCGATGCTGGACGCGGCGCTCATCGGACTGGTGGCACCGGTGTACTGGGCGGCGGTGCTCCTCGGCTCGGCGATGGCCCTTGCCGTCTGGCAGCGCCCGCGCCGGGGGATCGGCGGTCGCGCCGCGTCCCCGCCAGGCCCGATGACGGTCCACACCGGGCTGGGGCTCGTCGCGATGGCCGCATTGCAGGTCGGCATGGTCCCCCCGCCCCCCGCGACGACCGCCGCGACGGCGCACGCCCACGGGGGTGCCAGCGGCGGGTCGCTCCTCGCCGTGCTCCTGCTCGGCGGTGCTGTCGCGTACGCCGCACTGTCGGCGCTCCTCGTTCTCCGGGCTCATCGGCGACTGGACCGCGCGCAGCTGATCTGCATGGGCATCTCGGTGCTGCTCATGGCGGCGGGGGTGTCGGTGTAGCCGCGGACGGTGGGTCGCGGCATCCCAGTGTTCTCCCAGCACCATCGATACCGAATCGATATCTGCGCGGTTAGGATCAGTCGCGTGGGCGAGGGAGCCCGCACCCACCCGCGACCCGCTCGTTCGAGGGCGGAACAGGAGCCGGCGATGGTCGATACCGCGATGACGGATGCTGCGTCGGAAGGCTCCGGTGCGCTCGGCACCACGAGCGCCGAGGGTTTCGCCCGCGTCACGGACGCGATCCTGAACGCGGTGGGCAGCGTCATCGACGGCAAGCCGGACGCGGTGCGCAGCGCCCTGGTGTGCTTCCTCGCCGAGGGGCACCTCCTCATCGAGGATGTTCCCGGCGTGGGCAAGACCATGCTCGCGCGGGCACTGGCGACCTCCGTGGATGCCACGGTCCGCCGCATCCAGTTCACTCCTGATCTCCTCCCCGGCGACGTCACCGGCGTGAGCGTTTTCAACCCCGTCGAGCGCGAGTTCGAGTTCAAGCCGGGCGCGATCTTCGCGAACATCGTCATCGCGGACGAGATCAACCGCTCCTCCCCCAAGACGCAGTCCGCCCTTCTCGAGGCGATGGAGGAGCGCCAGGTCACCGTCGACGGGCGCACGCACTTCGTGCCCGAGCCGTTCCTCGTCGTCGCGACGCAGAACCCGCTCGAGATGGAGGGCACGTATGCCCTTCCCGAGGCGCAGCGGGACCGATTCATGATGCGCATCTCGATGGGCTATCCCGATCCGCGGTCGGAGGCCCTCATGCTGCGTCAGCGAGACACGGTGAACCCGCTGGACCAGCTCGCGCCCGTCGTCTCGGCGGACGAGGTCAGTGGGCTCGTCGCGTGGGCGCGGGCGGTGCACGTCGCCGCGGCGATCGAGGACTACGCCGTGGCTCTTGCCCAGGCGACCCGCACGCACGGTGACTTGCGCCTCGGCGCGAGCCCGCGCGCCACACTGCAGCTGGTGCGCGCGGCCAAGGTCTGGGCCGCGCTCGACGGTCGCGCGTTCGTGATCCCCGACGACATCACGGCACTCCTCTCGCCGGTGTTCGCACACCGGCTCATCCCGACCCGCGCCGCGGGAGGGGCCCGGGCATCGAGTGCGTCCGACGCGATCACGACGATCCTCGAGCGCATCGCCGCGAGTGTGCGGGTGCCGATCGCCGCACGTCAGTGAGCAGATCATGAGAAGCGTGTGGCCACTGACCGTCCGGGGAACCGGGGCGCTGGTCCTCGCGATCGCGTGCTTCATCGTGGCAAACGAGGCGAGCATCGTCGAGTTGATGTACTTCGGCATCCTGCTGCTGGCGGTGGTCGTCGCCAGCATCGCGTCCCTCTACGTCGGGCGCCGCTCGGATGCTGTCACCCGGGCGCTCGTCCCGGACGTCGTCTCGGTCGGGCGAGAGGCGCGCGTGTCGGTGCGCGTCGAGGTGCGCACGGCGCTGCCCACGGCCCCGGGAACCTGGCGCGACGCGCTGCCCAAGGGGCTGCGCGGCAAGGCCGAAGGGGCGTTCCCCGCGCTCGGCTCGGGGTTGCGCGGCGACGAGCGCGGCGGCGCGCGCAGCATCGACCTCGTGTACACGATCACCGGCGTGCGGCGCGGGGTCCACGCGCTCGGGCCGCTCACCGTGCGCTCGTCCGACCCGTTCGGGCTCGCCCGGCGGACGGTCGTGTTCAGCCAGCGCACACCGGTCACCGTCGCACCGGCGGTGGTGGATCTGCCGCCGCTCGTGGACTACGCGGGCGCCACGGGCGGCATGCTGCACACCACGACCGACCAGCTCGGCCAGGGCGCCGACAACCTCGTCGCGCGGCCGTACGCGCCAGGCGACTCGATGCGGCGCATCCACTGGCGCGCGACCGCGCACCGCGACGAGCTCATGGTGCGCCAGGAGGAGCAGGAGTCCACGCCCGAGGCCACGGTCGTCCTCGACCGTGCCGCCTTGCGCTGGTCGCCCGAAGCGTTGCGCGCGCCGGGCGCCGACCTCGGCTTCGAGGCCGGAGTCTCAGCGTGCGTCTCGGCGGTCGCGCGGCTCGTTCACGACGGGTACGCCGTCGAGGTGCTCGACACCGAGGGAACGGTGCTGGTCGACCGCATCGACGGCGGCGACATGACCGAGGTCGACGCGATGCTCGTGCAGTTCGCGACGATCACCGCGCACCGCGACGACGCCCTCCCGCGGCTGTCGCGGCTGTTCGCGGCGGCCTCGACGGGTCCGATCGTGCTCATCGTCGGGCGGCTCGACCCGGCCGACGCGGTGGCGATCGGCCCGGTCTCGCACCACAGCACGCTCCCGCTCCTGCTGTCGGCGGCGCCGATCGCCGACGCGCTCGATATCGCCGCCGACCACGGCTGGCACGTGGCGGCTGTGGGCCCGGACCGCGATCTGAGTCTCGCCTGGGCGAACGCG is from Microbacterium sp. LWH3-1.2 and encodes:
- a CDS encoding primary-amine oxidase gives rise to the protein MTITDVAAASGFAAPPAPQHPLASLTPAEIQAVRAIVLGLESTTDATRFAYVGLEEAPKPEVLAWEAGTGALPERRARVQLLDMKTALSLDLVVSLATGAVLSSVELDGTAGQLPILDAEFEEVGVIANESEEWVAALAARGLAPDDVVLVPLSAGNYGYEDEAGRRILRTFAFQQFHAADHPWAHPVDGLTAYIDVAARTVIKIVDNPGFDIPQTSGNYDDPELQGAPLEGLAPIVITQPEGPSFRVDDEHVTWGEWDFRIGFDTREGLILRQLSFAGRPVMYRGSISEMVVPYADPQPNRFWQNYFDTGEYLFGRYTNELELGCDCVGDITYLDAILADELGTPRTVRNGVCMHEEDFGSLWKHTDLFTGASEVRRSRRLVISFFTTVGNYDYGFFWYLYLDGTIECEAKLTGILFTSAYPGLNEDGSPYAFASEVAPGLGAPYHQHLFSARLDMTVDGIANVVNEIDAVRVPISPANPAGNAFTKSVTPIASEKESGRLADGARNRMWQIASTDKTTSTGQPTSYVLFPTETPVLLADDESSIASRAAFATKNLFVTKYDPAERYAAGDFVNQHPGGGGIPAFIAGDEPLIGEDVVLWHTFGLTHFPRNEDWPVMPMDYAKFTLKPYNFFERNPTLNVPAPESAHCSAGTGHVHGATGGYGPTAGAHAHDSSTHGHDSDAHGHAHGAHHHHG
- a CDS encoding AAA family ATPase → MVDTAMTDAASEGSGALGTTSAEGFARVTDAILNAVGSVIDGKPDAVRSALVCFLAEGHLLIEDVPGVGKTMLARALATSVDATVRRIQFTPDLLPGDVTGVSVFNPVEREFEFKPGAIFANIVIADEINRSSPKTQSALLEAMEERQVTVDGRTHFVPEPFLVVATQNPLEMEGTYALPEAQRDRFMMRISMGYPDPRSEALMLRQRDTVNPLDQLAPVVSADEVSGLVAWARAVHVAAAIEDYAVALAQATRTHGDLRLGASPRATLQLVRAAKVWAALDGRAFVIPDDITALLSPVFAHRLIPTRAAGGARASSASDAITTILERIAASVRVPIAARQ
- a CDS encoding DUF58 domain-containing protein — protein: MRSVWPLTVRGTGALVLAIACFIVANEASIVELMYFGILLLAVVVASIASLYVGRRSDAVTRALVPDVVSVGREARVSVRVEVRTALPTAPGTWRDALPKGLRGKAEGAFPALGSGLRGDERGGARSIDLVYTITGVRRGVHALGPLTVRSSDPFGLARRTVVFSQRTPVTVAPAVVDLPPLVDYAGATGGMLHTTTDQLGQGADNLVARPYAPGDSMRRIHWRATAHRDELMVRQEEQESTPEATVVLDRAALRWSPEALRAPGADLGFEAGVSACVSAVARLVHDGYAVEVLDTEGTVLVDRIDGGDMTEVDAMLVQFATITAHRDDALPRLSRLFAAASTGPIVLIVGRLDPADAVAIGPVSHHSTLPLLLSAAPIADALDIAADHGWHVAAVGPDRDLSLAWANAIGRGVHHVFG